Proteins co-encoded in one Kribbella qitaiheensis genomic window:
- a CDS encoding YciI family protein — protein MKYMLLIRPDVDFSGEVPAEMVAATVAWVEEMTERGVRLHGDAIRPASEGVGVSRRAGKVITTDGPYAEAKEQMGGYDMLECRDLDEAIEIASKHPVAEIGVVEVRAVATIE, from the coding sequence ATGAAGTACATGCTGTTGATCCGCCCGGACGTCGATTTCTCCGGCGAGGTGCCGGCCGAGATGGTCGCGGCGACCGTGGCCTGGGTGGAAGAGATGACAGAGCGTGGCGTCCGGTTACACGGTGACGCGATCCGGCCCGCGTCCGAGGGCGTCGGCGTCAGTCGCCGGGCGGGCAAGGTGATCACCACCGACGGCCCGTACGCGGAAGCGAAGGAGCAGATGGGCGGCTACGACATGCTCGAGTGCCGCGACCTGGACGAAGCGATCGAGATCGCCTCCAAGCACCCGGTCGCCGAGATCGGCGTAGTAGAGGTACGCGCAGTCGCCACAATCGAGTAG